The following are encoded together in the Mesoterricola sediminis genome:
- a CDS encoding amidohydrolase family protein, producing the protein MPETRALACRCRFLLPLAAPDRGRRIQDGYLLAVDGRIREAGPYDPEVGRRLREAWGDRLEVLHTRREVPSDDPLPLQDMVLLPAFVKAHGHDHEQPLIGIARDEPLTAWLDHAVNPFTGFLNARRGELAARLGRTPQALTYRMARICDIHYGITASMVHHCNWNKHHLEDIAEANEVAGTTMIVAIGGQDRFYAPELLDGPGDALARLEKGLALQARCERTRFVPGPDQCFSNSREALVPQKAWARAHDTLFHIHSSEEPRTTRWFREAVEPGLTPVEYFREIGILDAGTVLAHQVNCGPRDVELIAASGAAVVHNPLANTILGSGMPPVIDLLRAGVRVAVSTDGSGSADNQNILAAARLASQYQKALHQDASLLPAQQCLEMITSVPASILRLDQGSLEPGLRADFVLVDLARPNLVPTRLDNVVENLIWAADGSEIDTVVAGGHLLKHDGRILPFRDGTRPEEIQRGIQALSAWFMDYRAAAPEVRGTGAHD; encoded by the coding sequence ATGCCCGAGACCCGCGCCCTGGCCTGCCGCTGCCGCTTCCTGCTGCCCCTGGCCGCCCCGGACCGGGGCCGCCGCATCCAGGACGGGTACCTGCTCGCCGTGGACGGCCGGATCCGCGAGGCCGGCCCCTATGATCCCGAGGTGGGCCGGCGCCTCCGCGAGGCCTGGGGCGACCGGCTCGAGGTCCTCCACACGCGGCGGGAGGTGCCCTCGGACGACCCCCTTCCCCTCCAGGACATGGTGCTCCTGCCCGCCTTCGTGAAGGCCCACGGCCACGACCACGAGCAGCCCCTCATCGGCATCGCCCGGGACGAGCCGCTCACCGCCTGGCTGGACCACGCCGTCAACCCCTTCACCGGCTTCCTCAACGCCCGCCGGGGCGAACTGGCGGCACGCCTCGGGCGCACCCCCCAGGCCCTCACCTACCGCATGGCGCGGATCTGCGACATCCACTACGGCATCACCGCCTCCATGGTCCACCACTGCAACTGGAACAAGCACCACCTGGAAGACATCGCGGAGGCCAACGAGGTGGCCGGGACCACGATGATCGTGGCCATCGGCGGCCAGGACCGCTTCTACGCGCCGGAACTCCTGGACGGGCCCGGCGACGCCCTCGCGCGCCTGGAGAAGGGCCTGGCCCTCCAGGCCCGGTGCGAGCGCACCCGCTTCGTGCCCGGTCCCGACCAGTGCTTCTCCAACAGCCGGGAGGCCCTCGTCCCCCAGAAGGCCTGGGCCCGCGCGCACGACACGCTCTTCCACATCCACAGCTCCGAGGAGCCGCGGACGACCCGCTGGTTCCGGGAGGCCGTCGAGCCGGGCCTGACCCCCGTCGAGTACTTCCGGGAGATCGGCATCCTCGACGCCGGCACCGTGCTGGCCCACCAGGTGAACTGCGGCCCGCGCGACGTGGAGCTGATCGCCGCTTCCGGCGCCGCCGTGGTGCACAATCCCCTGGCCAACACCATCCTCGGCTCGGGCATGCCCCCGGTCATCGACCTGCTCCGCGCCGGGGTGCGCGTCGCCGTGTCCACCGACGGCTCCGGTTCGGCCGACAACCAGAACATCCTCGCCGCCGCGCGCCTGGCCTCCCAGTACCAGAAGGCCCTCCACCAGGACGCGAGCCTCCTGCCCGCGCAGCAGTGCCTGGAGATGATCACCTCGGTCCCCGCCTCCATCCTGCGGCTGGACCAGGGCTCCCTCGAGCCGGGCCTCCGCGCCGACTTCGTCCTCGTGGACCTGGCGCGCCCGAACCTCGTCCCCACGCGCCTCGACAACGTGGTGGAGAACCTGATCTGGGCCGCGGACGGCTCCGAGATCGACACCGTGGTCGCGGGCGGCCACCTCCTCAAGCACGACGGCCGGATCCTGCCCTTCCGGGACGGCACCCGCCCGGAGGAGATCCAGCGGGGGATCCAGGCCCTCTCGGCGTGGTTCATGGACTACCGGGCGGCG